In Phyllostomus discolor isolate MPI-MPIP mPhyDis1 chromosome 3, mPhyDis1.pri.v3, whole genome shotgun sequence, a single genomic region encodes these proteins:
- the LOC114507517 gene encoding cytochrome c oxidase subunit 7C, mitochondrial-like, with product MLGQSIRRFTTSVVRRSHCEEGPGKNLPFSVENKWRLLAIMTLYFGSGFAAPFLIVRHQLLKK from the coding sequence ATGTTGGGACAGAGCATTCGGAGATTCACAACCTCTGTGGTCCGTAGAAGCCACTGTGAGGAAGGTCCAGGGAAGAATTTGCCGTTTTCGGTGGAAAACAAGTGGCGGTTACTAGCTATAATGACTTTGTATTTTGGATCTGGATTTGCTGCACCTTTCCTTATTGTAAGACACCAActgcttaaaaaataa